Proteins encoded within one genomic window of Haematobia irritans isolate KBUSLIRL chromosome 5, ASM5000362v1, whole genome shotgun sequence:
- the LOC142241721 gene encoding uncharacterized protein LOC142241721, producing the protein MAVLKGFRYILFVGSLVGGIGATLYPIVIKPIMGVDDYKHIRKQVAGSTKH; encoded by the coding sequence atgGCTGTTCTGAAAGGATTTcgatacattttatttgttggaTCACTGGTGGGAGGAATTGGAGCGACTCTTTATCCCATTGTAATTAAACCCATAATGGGTGTGGATGATTATAAGCACATAAGAAAACAAGTAGCTGGTTCAACAAAGCATTGA